A part of Myxococcus landrumus genomic DNA contains:
- a CDS encoding alpha/beta fold hydrolase, with product MPTLSVADGTSIHYRVVGEGPRTVVLVHGWMMSGAVWDATVERLDLTGLRLVIPDARGTGQSTKAAGGYTLAQLAQDVLAVVDAVGAKRFTVVGHSMGGQIAQWLGAQVPDRVEGLVLLNTVPAAGLPLPPDAAGLFRTSAGDRDKQKTILGLACKTLTPDALEALLKDAAGVSAAAIEGMFDAWTKGGFADQLSKITAPTLVVSTDDPFLPPAFLREAVVKPIRRARMAHIPGPGHYPNAEHPQETAAVLSAFLAGSAPA from the coding sequence ATGCCCACGCTTTCCGTAGCTGACGGGACTTCGATCCACTATCGCGTCGTGGGCGAAGGCCCGCGCACGGTGGTGCTGGTGCACGGGTGGATGATGTCCGGCGCGGTGTGGGACGCGACGGTGGAGCGGCTGGACCTGACGGGGCTGCGGCTGGTGATTCCGGACGCGCGCGGCACGGGGCAGTCGACGAAGGCGGCGGGCGGCTACACGCTGGCGCAGTTGGCGCAGGATGTGTTGGCGGTGGTGGACGCGGTGGGCGCCAAGCGCTTCACGGTGGTGGGCCACAGCATGGGTGGCCAGATTGCGCAGTGGTTGGGCGCGCAGGTGCCGGACCGCGTGGAGGGCCTGGTGTTGCTCAACACGGTGCCCGCGGCGGGCCTGCCGCTGCCTCCGGACGCGGCGGGGCTGTTCCGCACGTCGGCGGGGGACCGCGACAAGCAGAAGACCATCCTGGGCCTGGCGTGCAAGACGCTGACGCCGGACGCGCTGGAGGCCCTGCTGAAGGACGCGGCGGGGGTGAGCGCGGCGGCCATCGAGGGCATGTTCGACGCGTGGACGAAGGGCGGCTTCGCCGACCAGCTGTCGAAAATCACGGCGCCGACGCTGGTGGTGTCGACGGATGACCCGTTCCTGCCGCCGGCCTTCCTGCGGGAGGCGGTGGTGAAGCCCATCCGCCGCGCGCGAATGGCTCACATTCCGGGCCCTGGCCACTATCCGAACGCCGAGCACCCCCAGGAGACCGCGGCGGTGCTGTCCGCCTTCCTGGCTGGCTCCGCCCCCGCCTGA
- a CDS encoding class I SAM-dependent methyltransferase, producing the protein MSSPAETYLRDFHRRLPGVTSREFGATPVWRDGEVHPSTYSLLEAEVPRSDAPQVVLDLACGDGHLLEMLARRHQRGLTLQGIDLSEHELAAARARLKDSATLTHGRAQSLPFPDASVDLVLSHLAFMLMDDVETVLSELRRVLKPAGRVAMVIGGGPLRNEAFDQYLRLLRPILATTPNAPLPLGDPRVRTSEGLAELFRDFTGLHVQNLEVQGDGAPEHVWDSLTRTYDADRLSESARDSLKADFLRAVEPLRRTDGTLPFRWSMRQVTATRP; encoded by the coding sequence ATGTCCTCTCCCGCCGAAACCTATCTGCGCGACTTCCACCGCCGTCTTCCCGGAGTGACGTCACGCGAGTTCGGCGCGACCCCTGTGTGGCGGGACGGCGAAGTGCATCCCTCCACCTACTCGCTCCTGGAGGCGGAAGTGCCTCGGAGCGATGCACCACAAGTCGTGCTCGACCTGGCCTGTGGCGACGGCCATCTCCTGGAGATGCTCGCGCGACGCCACCAGCGCGGCCTCACGCTGCAGGGCATCGACCTGAGCGAACACGAGCTCGCGGCGGCACGGGCACGGCTGAAGGACTCCGCCACGCTGACTCACGGCCGCGCCCAGTCGCTCCCGTTCCCGGACGCCAGCGTCGACCTCGTGCTGAGCCACCTCGCCTTCATGCTGATGGACGACGTGGAGACCGTGCTCTCCGAGCTCCGGCGCGTGCTCAAGCCCGCGGGGCGCGTGGCCATGGTCATCGGCGGAGGGCCCCTTCGCAACGAGGCCTTCGACCAATACCTGCGCCTGCTGCGCCCCATCCTCGCGACAACGCCGAACGCGCCCCTCCCCCTGGGCGACCCGCGCGTCCGCACCTCCGAGGGCCTGGCGGAGCTGTTCCGTGACTTCACGGGGCTCCACGTCCAGAACCTCGAAGTCCAGGGCGACGGCGCCCCGGAGCACGTGTGGGACTCCCTCACGCGGACCTATGACGCCGACCGGCTCTCCGAATCGGCGCGGGACTCGCTCAAGGCAGACTTCCTGCGCGCCGTGGAGCCACTGCGGCGCACCGACGGCACCCTCCCCTTCCGCTGGAGCATGCGTCAGGTGACGGCCACCCGGCCGTGA
- a CDS encoding molybdopterin-dependent oxidoreductase has product MPGRHLISAPPPRLLTRRLALVGAGGLLASACDSARPHVGFLGAMERVNARLQAALFDERQLAPELPPEETTPPGAFPPYFISDTVPLAPPGWTLRVGGMVARPANLTLAELQRLPSTQYRIRHHCVEGWSAVASWHGVRLRDLAEYVGADPAASYVELRSFDSGYWSSWDRPSAFHPQTLLAYGMNGQPLPPEHGAPLRIYSAVKLGYKMVKYLTEVNFLSQPTSGYWEERGYEWYAGV; this is encoded by the coding sequence ATGCCCGGTAGACATCTCATCTCCGCGCCTCCTCCCCGGCTGCTCACGCGGCGCCTGGCCCTGGTGGGAGCCGGTGGACTGCTCGCGTCCGCGTGCGACAGCGCGCGCCCTCATGTGGGCTTCCTGGGCGCCATGGAGCGCGTCAACGCACGGCTCCAGGCCGCGCTCTTCGACGAGCGCCAGCTGGCCCCCGAGCTGCCGCCCGAGGAGACCACGCCTCCAGGCGCCTTCCCGCCCTACTTCATCTCGGACACGGTGCCGCTCGCGCCTCCCGGTTGGACGTTGCGGGTGGGGGGGATGGTCGCCCGTCCCGCGAACCTGACGCTCGCGGAGCTCCAGCGGCTGCCGAGCACGCAGTACCGCATCCGCCACCATTGCGTGGAGGGCTGGAGCGCCGTGGCGTCCTGGCACGGCGTGCGCCTGAGAGACCTCGCCGAGTACGTGGGCGCGGACCCGGCGGCGTCCTACGTGGAGCTGCGCTCGTTCGACTCGGGCTACTGGTCCTCCTGGGACCGCCCCAGCGCCTTTCATCCGCAGACCCTCCTGGCCTACGGCATGAACGGGCAGCCGCTCCCGCCCGAGCACGGCGCGCCCCTGCGCATCTATTCAGCGGTGAAACTCGGTTACAAGATGGTGAAGTACCTGACCGAGGTGAACTTCCTCTCCCAGCCCACCAGCGGCTACTGGGAGGAGCGCGGCTACGAGTGGTACGCGGGCGTCTGA
- a CDS encoding right-handed parallel beta-helix repeat-containing protein, with protein MNRANTRCLALFASTLLLAMGCGLPDSPDVPTEPVGSALVVVVLPRTLASGDVKDVKVTVSPAQGGAVSASLPKTPADERVWQGWVRGIHTGAGASVNLGILGASDALLGQASVDLVELKRHLPALLVLVPQPSGTPRAHTAPVIDAVVGSHATVSLGQAVKLRALARPSEQSETLTYEWSAKVKDKEGASAGTFKDASNDASLKDVEWKAPNQRDRVTVTLKVTGSRGGVTTLDFDVDVALGGEMRVERGATFNRTPVLMELGVNPIADARVGAPIQLQTAGVDDDGDTLTYEWSATCTGTFGNAGAPVTQFTPSSLPRGDCNNNSNCVLTVKVSDEKGFSHERTTGVCVRSPMAPIISSLTPSAAETTSGVPVWLAATARDPQGEPLTFTWSANTGLLGHATRAGGSGEADWVALSCLPVDTLPTVSLTVTNTSGLSATRTVTVEWTGPRCGEFAPCDATLGASTVSLTNDCTTEQSLWIPDGYTLDGAEHVLTAVDPRGGRFLGAVLRNRGSTAHVRRVKVSARGLSELVCDDVTTRLRGVLFDGASGSIVDSEVLDMSQRDGLGACQEGVGIEVRNALTATSETQVEVLRNHVARYQKAGIVGSGRVKLSVEGNRVDGGGPVSFIARNGIQFSNGATGRATRNEVAGNAYSGGGTTAAGILVAGGDYYRMALCEDIDLFENTLVQNDIGINVSQADGDGNGPPVPTGLRIQRNRVEHEGWPEPYAGKLFVGIWDLGGANLISQNRVSGAWYERATRPDETFDVIVEAGAASQIAFLTPARSVGVGQCSEALVVQSQDARGNLTALGAPSLVMEVVGSSAPGSVLYADAACTQELARAATGWELVLAKPQQEASFYFKATQKGELTFKAKGDGLEGTQVHTVR; from the coding sequence ATGAATCGAGCGAACACCAGGTGCCTGGCCCTGTTCGCCAGCACGCTCCTGCTGGCCATGGGGTGTGGGCTGCCAGACTCGCCGGATGTCCCCACGGAACCTGTCGGTTCGGCGCTCGTGGTGGTGGTGCTTCCACGCACGTTGGCTTCGGGCGACGTGAAGGACGTGAAGGTCACCGTCTCCCCCGCACAGGGCGGGGCTGTCTCCGCGAGTCTGCCCAAGACGCCCGCGGATGAGCGCGTGTGGCAGGGGTGGGTGCGCGGCATCCACACGGGTGCGGGGGCCTCGGTGAACCTGGGCATCCTGGGGGCGTCGGATGCGTTGCTGGGACAGGCGAGCGTCGACCTGGTGGAGCTGAAGCGGCATCTGCCCGCGCTCCTCGTGCTCGTTCCCCAGCCCTCCGGCACTCCGAGGGCCCACACCGCGCCCGTGATTGATGCCGTGGTGGGCTCTCACGCCACGGTGTCACTGGGGCAGGCGGTGAAGCTTCGCGCCCTGGCCCGTCCCTCCGAGCAGTCGGAGACGCTCACGTATGAGTGGAGCGCGAAAGTGAAAGATAAAGAGGGCGCGAGCGCGGGCACTTTCAAGGATGCGTCCAACGATGCGTCTCTGAAGGACGTTGAGTGGAAGGCTCCGAATCAGCGTGACCGGGTGACGGTGACGCTGAAGGTGACGGGGAGCCGTGGCGGGGTGACCACGCTCGACTTCGACGTGGACGTGGCGCTCGGTGGGGAGATGCGTGTGGAGCGGGGAGCCACGTTCAACCGCACGCCCGTCTTGATGGAGCTGGGCGTCAATCCCATCGCGGATGCTCGAGTGGGCGCTCCCATCCAGCTCCAGACGGCCGGGGTGGATGACGATGGCGACACGCTCACCTATGAGTGGTCCGCGACCTGTACGGGGACGTTCGGGAATGCGGGCGCGCCGGTCACCCAGTTCACGCCGAGCTCCTTGCCCCGTGGCGACTGCAACAACAACAGCAACTGCGTGCTCACCGTGAAGGTGAGTGATGAGAAGGGGTTTTCGCATGAGCGCACGACGGGCGTGTGTGTGCGGAGTCCCATGGCTCCCATCATCAGCTCGCTGACGCCGTCGGCGGCGGAGACGACCTCCGGAGTGCCGGTGTGGTTGGCGGCCACGGCGAGGGACCCACAGGGCGAGCCGCTCACGTTCACCTGGTCCGCGAACACGGGGTTGTTGGGCCACGCGACGCGTGCGGGAGGCTCGGGCGAGGCGGACTGGGTGGCGCTGTCGTGCCTCCCGGTGGACACGTTGCCCACCGTCTCGTTGACCGTGACGAATACCTCGGGGCTGTCCGCGACTCGGACCGTCACGGTGGAGTGGACGGGGCCTCGCTGTGGAGAGTTCGCACCGTGCGACGCGACGCTGGGGGCCTCCACGGTGTCGCTGACGAACGACTGCACCACGGAGCAGTCGCTGTGGATTCCGGATGGGTACACCTTGGATGGGGCGGAGCACGTGCTCACGGCGGTGGACCCCCGCGGCGGACGCTTCCTGGGGGCGGTGCTGCGCAACCGGGGCTCCACGGCTCACGTGCGCCGGGTGAAGGTGTCCGCGCGAGGTCTGTCGGAGTTGGTCTGTGACGACGTCACGACGCGATTGCGAGGCGTCCTGTTCGACGGCGCGAGTGGCTCCATCGTCGACAGCGAGGTGCTGGACATGAGCCAGCGGGACGGGCTTGGCGCCTGTCAGGAGGGCGTGGGCATCGAGGTGCGGAACGCGCTGACCGCGACGTCGGAGACCCAGGTGGAGGTGCTGCGCAACCACGTGGCGCGCTACCAGAAGGCGGGCATTGTCGGCTCGGGGCGGGTGAAGCTGAGCGTGGAGGGCAACCGCGTGGATGGAGGCGGACCGGTGTCCTTCATCGCGCGCAATGGCATCCAGTTCAGCAATGGCGCCACGGGGCGGGCCACGAGGAACGAGGTGGCGGGCAATGCCTACTCGGGCGGAGGCACCACGGCCGCGGGCATCCTGGTGGCGGGCGGGGACTACTACCGGATGGCGCTGTGCGAGGACATCGACCTCTTCGAGAACACGCTGGTGCAGAACGACATCGGCATCAACGTGTCGCAGGCGGACGGGGATGGGAATGGTCCTCCCGTGCCGACGGGGCTGCGCATCCAGCGGAACCGGGTGGAGCACGAGGGGTGGCCGGAGCCGTATGCCGGCAAGCTCTTCGTGGGCATCTGGGACCTGGGCGGAGCGAATCTCATCAGCCAGAACCGCGTGAGCGGCGCCTGGTACGAGCGCGCGACCCGACCCGACGAGACGTTCGACGTCATCGTGGAGGCGGGAGCGGCGTCCCAGATTGCGTTCCTCACGCCAGCGCGGAGTGTGGGCGTGGGGCAGTGCTCGGAGGCGCTGGTGGTGCAGAGCCAGGACGCGAGGGGGAACCTGACCGCGCTGGGGGCGCCGTCGCTGGTGATGGAGGTGGTGGGGAGCTCGGCGCCGGGCTCGGTGCTCTATGCGGATGCGGCCTGTACGCAGGAGCTGGCCCGGGCGGCGACGGGATGGGAGCTCGTGTTGGCGAAGCCGCAGCAGGAGGCCTCGTTCTATTTCAAGGCCACGCAGAAGGGAGAGCTGACCTTCAAGGCGAAGGGGGACGGCCTGGAGGGGACGCAGGTCCACACGGTCCGGTGA
- the kdpF gene encoding K(+)-transporting ATPase subunit F, which yields MNFEYAAGAVLAVFLTAYLVYALLRPERF from the coding sequence ATGAACTTTGAATACGCCGCCGGCGCGGTGCTCGCCGTGTTCCTCACCGCCTACCTCGTCTACGCCCTGCTCCGCCCCGAGCGCTTCTAG
- a CDS encoding cytochrome b/b6 domain-containing protein, which translates to MLSCRAVRAAPLRRPQPWPVRVAHWVNVPLLIIMAGSGLQILAAYPMLGPRGRPYRWFPFQGAIPPEWARLGDWLAGARQWHFAFGGFLALNGLAYLLYLAFSGEWRRRLFFPRRDARNALGTLAFYLRLRKEPPAQELYNGLQRLAYTSALLLGILAVLSGITLYKPVQLGALTAVLGGYDAARALHLLTLALLGLFTVGHVVMVLLHPRSLVEMVTGGRKPDAR; encoded by the coding sequence ATGCTCTCCTGCCGCGCCGTGCGAGCCGCTCCCCTCCGTCGTCCACAGCCCTGGCCCGTTCGCGTGGCCCACTGGGTCAACGTGCCCCTGCTCATCATCATGGCGGGCAGCGGGCTGCAAATCCTCGCGGCCTATCCCATGCTCGGCCCGCGAGGCCGGCCCTATCGCTGGTTTCCCTTTCAGGGTGCAATCCCACCGGAGTGGGCCCGACTCGGAGACTGGCTCGCGGGCGCGCGGCAATGGCACTTCGCGTTCGGCGGCTTCCTCGCGCTCAACGGCCTCGCGTACCTGCTCTACCTCGCCTTCAGTGGTGAGTGGCGCCGCCGTCTCTTCTTCCCTCGCCGCGACGCACGCAACGCGCTGGGCACCCTCGCCTTCTACCTGCGCCTGCGAAAAGAGCCCCCGGCCCAGGAGCTCTACAACGGCCTGCAACGGTTGGCGTACACCAGCGCGCTGCTGCTGGGCATCCTCGCCGTCCTCTCTGGCATCACGCTCTACAAGCCCGTGCAGCTCGGCGCGCTCACCGCCGTGCTCGGTGGATACGACGCCGCGCGCGCCCTCCATCTGCTCACGCTCGCGCTGCTCGGCCTCTTCACCGTGGGCCACGTCGTCATGGTGCTCCTGCACCCTCGCTCGCTGGTGGAGATGGTGACCGGCGGAAGGAAACCCGATGCCCGGTAG
- a CDS encoding porin: MWPIDTAPLLFSLLLQQADVTPSHLQQDPDSRATAEEEAPSLLSRLKPEGGVDVYYAHNFNQPANAANFIPGTGTSAKRDGEITLNLASLGVSLAPEPVGFKVLLGFGTGAEVVHAAEPVGVTTGPDLWRYVQQASLSFAHGPVVLEAGIYPSHIGLESFQSQLNWTYTRSWMGELSPYYQTGLKGTWTLDPKWSVQLHLLNGWQTIGDNNHGLAVGTQVAYSGDRLSASFNTFIGEEGNEGSDGLRLFADVVATYRVTEALRLAATADIGTQHIPGGERAYWYAAGLNARYQFAEPVALVGRAEVYRDADGLMTGTGQTLTAGTLTLEVKPATPLVLKLEARYDHSTEDVFAGKATTDEGTPVPKDSETLVVLGAVAYF, encoded by the coding sequence ATGTGGCCCATCGACACAGCTCCGCTGCTTTTCTCCCTGCTGCTCCAGCAGGCCGATGTCACCCCCTCGCACCTTCAGCAGGACCCGGACTCCCGGGCCACCGCTGAGGAGGAGGCCCCGAGCCTCCTCTCGCGCCTGAAGCCGGAGGGAGGCGTCGACGTGTACTACGCCCACAACTTCAACCAGCCCGCCAACGCGGCCAACTTCATCCCCGGCACGGGGACCAGCGCGAAGCGCGACGGCGAAATCACCCTCAACCTCGCCTCGCTCGGCGTGAGCCTCGCCCCCGAGCCCGTCGGCTTCAAGGTGCTCCTCGGCTTCGGCACCGGCGCGGAGGTCGTCCACGCCGCCGAGCCCGTGGGCGTCACCACCGGCCCCGACCTGTGGCGCTACGTCCAACAGGCTTCCCTCTCCTTCGCCCACGGCCCCGTGGTGCTAGAGGCGGGCATCTATCCCAGCCACATCGGCCTGGAGTCGTTCCAATCCCAGCTCAACTGGACCTACACCCGCTCGTGGATGGGCGAGCTGTCGCCCTACTATCAGACAGGTCTCAAGGGCACCTGGACGCTCGACCCGAAGTGGAGCGTGCAGCTCCACCTCCTCAATGGCTGGCAGACCATCGGCGACAACAACCACGGGCTCGCCGTGGGCACGCAGGTCGCCTACTCGGGTGACCGTCTGTCCGCGTCCTTCAACACCTTCATCGGCGAGGAAGGCAACGAAGGCAGTGACGGCCTGCGCCTCTTCGCGGATGTCGTGGCCACCTATCGCGTCACGGAGGCCCTCCGGCTCGCGGCGACCGCGGACATCGGCACCCAGCACATCCCCGGTGGCGAGCGCGCGTACTGGTACGCGGCGGGCCTGAACGCCCGCTACCAGTTCGCCGAGCCCGTCGCGCTGGTGGGCCGCGCCGAGGTCTATCGAGACGCGGACGGCCTCATGACGGGCACCGGGCAGACGCTGACGGCGGGCACCCTCACCCTCGAGGTGAAGCCCGCGACGCCGCTCGTCCTCAAGCTGGAGGCCCGTTACGACCATTCGACGGAAGACGTCTTCGCCGGCAAGGCCACCACCGATGAAGGCACGCCGGTGCCGAAGGACTCCGAGACGCTCGTCGTGCTCGGTGCCGTCGCCTACTTCTGA
- a CDS encoding slipin family protein, producing the protein MNMEQFKQVKELAQSSLEERRKHLAQPSAGHVSLGKPLRTVIFTVTWAVFLGLGLLVGGVVAGPLGASLVFPVSLFLSLFPAWWASRICRVAAQWERAVILRLGRFHSIKGPGVLFVFPVMDTALFVDTRLLTLDIPHQQVITRDNVPVAVDGVIFFMVKDTERAVVTVQDYRYAISQYAQAALRDVIGSMTLDELLSERDQIQSRIAQAVEERSMAWGIHVDSIRLLDIDMPEDLKRMMSRQASAEREKRATITKAEGDKEAAVNLAAAATTMALSPGAMQLRTLQSLDGLGSSPSNTVVFAVPTDVLELVRGLAQKTLHGKPDVPTQS; encoded by the coding sequence ATGAACATGGAGCAATTCAAGCAGGTGAAGGAGTTGGCGCAGTCCAGCCTGGAGGAGCGTCGCAAGCACCTGGCGCAGCCGTCGGCGGGGCACGTGTCGCTGGGCAAGCCGCTGCGGACGGTCATCTTCACCGTGACCTGGGCGGTCTTCCTGGGACTGGGCCTCCTGGTGGGAGGCGTGGTCGCGGGTCCCCTGGGCGCGAGCCTGGTGTTCCCCGTGTCGCTGTTCCTCTCCCTCTTCCCCGCGTGGTGGGCCAGCCGCATCTGCCGCGTGGCCGCGCAGTGGGAGCGCGCCGTCATCCTGCGGCTCGGGCGCTTCCACAGCATCAAGGGCCCGGGCGTGCTCTTCGTCTTCCCGGTGATGGACACGGCGCTGTTCGTGGACACGCGGCTGCTGACGCTCGACATCCCCCACCAGCAGGTCATCACCCGCGACAACGTCCCCGTCGCGGTGGATGGCGTCATCTTCTTCATGGTGAAGGACACCGAGCGCGCCGTCGTCACGGTGCAGGACTACCGCTACGCCATCAGCCAGTACGCCCAGGCCGCGCTCCGGGATGTCATTGGCAGCATGACGCTGGACGAGCTGCTCAGCGAGCGGGACCAGATTCAGTCGCGCATCGCCCAGGCGGTGGAGGAGCGCAGCATGGCGTGGGGCATCCATGTGGACTCCATCCGGCTGCTCGACATCGACATGCCGGAGGACCTCAAGCGGATGATGAGCCGCCAGGCCTCCGCCGAGCGCGAGAAGCGCGCCACCATCACCAAGGCGGAAGGCGACAAGGAGGCCGCCGTCAACCTGGCCGCCGCGGCGACCACCATGGCGCTCAGCCCAGGTGCCATGCAGTTGCGCACCCTCCAGTCGCTGGATGGCCTGGGCTCCTCGCCCTCGAACACCGTGGTCTTCGCCGTCCCCACCGACGTGCTGGAGCTGGTGCGTGGGCTCGCCCAGAAGACCCTGCACGGCAAGCCAGACGTCCCCACCCAGTCCTGA
- a CDS encoding TIGR02996 domain-containing protein: MGDILEMHLERAEDALARSDGEGALGHLLEAWKECRAEPLIALIQRLSDHLVAGLTPLDESMTLYWKAQGRHAMDLPRVLKDLLAAVLRHRAPLPGGTLDWLRRLFPADPRMVPVVLASARLLKGEQQEALRMHNAVLIYLEPPYDVEPLRELRARLPRNLGKEAERLDTVIRRGESWVPPVLSASDQERCAALLEAVEARISGTTRSATTRDALFARIHASPKDDEARRVLADVLLEQGDPLGEFITLQFASEPDEARMESLLEMNRTRWVVPLGPYVDPRGTRFERGFPVSVLMKTSDIPEPPAAWGTVEEVRWPYASARSRGHLLNSPALRHVTSLRGASGTLVCDLKAPEASALQRLSLMTTEGKGLVTALAALPQLRWLEVDSGEPGFVAQCLESPLASRLECFEVRGGVMHIHPRVLGPSHSKWSLELRRDAEVPVTLVLDDVRDVEALVPVLRAATRFSSQALRVRLCFEWGRGQTPGSGAEISTLFARGRALLEEAASAYTRVIWEED, from the coding sequence ATGGGTGACATCTTGGAGATGCATCTGGAGCGCGCGGAGGATGCGCTGGCTCGGAGTGATGGCGAGGGGGCGCTCGGCCATCTGTTGGAGGCGTGGAAGGAGTGCCGCGCGGAGCCCCTCATCGCGCTCATCCAGCGGCTCTCGGACCATCTGGTCGCCGGGCTGACGCCGTTGGACGAATCCATGACCTTGTACTGGAAGGCGCAGGGGCGCCATGCGATGGACCTGCCGCGAGTGCTGAAGGACCTGCTTGCGGCGGTGCTGCGGCATCGCGCTCCTCTGCCGGGCGGGACGCTCGACTGGCTGCGACGACTGTTCCCCGCGGACCCTCGGATGGTTCCCGTGGTGCTGGCCTCCGCCCGTCTTCTCAAGGGCGAGCAGCAGGAGGCCCTGCGGATGCACAACGCCGTGCTCATCTACCTGGAGCCTCCCTATGACGTGGAGCCGCTGCGGGAGCTGAGGGCGCGCTTGCCTCGGAACCTTGGGAAGGAAGCCGAGCGGCTCGACACGGTCATCCGGAGAGGGGAGAGCTGGGTGCCCCCTGTGTTGAGCGCGAGTGACCAGGAGCGGTGTGCCGCACTCCTGGAGGCCGTCGAGGCGCGCATCTCCGGGACGACTCGTTCCGCGACGACTCGCGACGCGCTGTTCGCGCGAATCCATGCGTCACCGAAAGATGACGAGGCGCGGAGGGTGTTGGCGGATGTCTTGCTTGAGCAGGGAGACCCGCTGGGCGAGTTCATCACGCTCCAGTTCGCGAGTGAGCCGGACGAAGCGCGGATGGAGAGTCTCCTCGAGATGAACCGGACGCGATGGGTCGTTCCCCTGGGGCCGTACGTCGACCCGAGAGGCACTCGTTTCGAGCGAGGCTTCCCCGTGTCTGTCCTGATGAAGACCTCCGATATCCCCGAGCCACCAGCGGCCTGGGGCACGGTGGAGGAGGTCCGCTGGCCTTACGCTAGCGCCAGGTCGAGGGGACACCTGCTCAATTCGCCCGCGCTGCGCCACGTCACGTCGCTGCGAGGTGCGAGTGGCACCTTGGTGTGCGATTTGAAAGCGCCCGAGGCGTCGGCCCTTCAGCGGCTGTCCTTGATGACGACCGAGGGGAAGGGATTGGTGACGGCCTTGGCGGCCCTGCCCCAGTTGCGGTGGCTGGAGGTCGACTCCGGAGAGCCGGGGTTTGTGGCCCAGTGTCTGGAGTCCCCCCTGGCTTCGCGGTTGGAGTGCTTCGAGGTGCGCGGTGGGGTGATGCACATTCATCCGCGCGTCCTGGGGCCGTCCCATTCGAAATGGAGCCTGGAGCTCAGGAGGGATGCGGAGGTCCCTGTCACGCTCGTCCTGGATGACGTCCGTGATGTGGAGGCGCTTGTCCCGGTGCTTCGTGCCGCCACGCGATTCAGTTCCCAGGCCCTTCGGGTCCGCCTCTGCTTTGAATGGGGACGGGGACAGACCCCGGGTTCCGGAGCGGAGATCTCCACCCTGTTTGCCCGGGGCCGGGCCCTGCTGGAAGAGGCGGCTTCGGCCTACACACGGGTCATCTGGGAAGAGGATTAG
- a CDS encoding SAM-dependent methyltransferase — protein MADERNGTGGRALEARRTVHCEDALTWLAAQPVLTGCSAVASLPDASEFPTLSLAEWKAWFIRAAALVMSRVPDEGVAIFYQTDVKDEGLWVDKGYLVSRAAEEAGLGMLWHKVVCRRAPGTVTFGRPAYSHMLCFSRGVRPDLAKSTADVLPEAGEVTWTRGMGVEACQLACRFILEQTSTRTVVDPFCGHGTALAVANAMGLEAVGVELSRKRARKARNLFAEWRDGKLVLVSDASAPPSPEPE, from the coding sequence ATGGCGGATGAACGGAACGGGACGGGCGGCAGGGCCCTCGAGGCGCGGCGCACGGTGCACTGCGAGGACGCGCTCACGTGGCTCGCGGCGCAGCCGGTGCTGACGGGGTGCTCGGCGGTGGCGTCGCTGCCGGATGCGTCCGAGTTCCCCACGCTGTCCCTCGCCGAATGGAAGGCGTGGTTCATCCGCGCGGCGGCGCTCGTCATGTCCCGCGTGCCCGACGAGGGCGTGGCCATCTTCTACCAGACGGATGTGAAGGACGAAGGGCTCTGGGTCGACAAGGGCTACCTCGTGTCCCGCGCCGCGGAGGAGGCGGGGCTCGGGATGCTCTGGCACAAGGTCGTCTGCCGCCGCGCGCCGGGGACGGTGACGTTCGGCCGCCCCGCGTACTCACACATGCTCTGCTTCTCGCGCGGCGTGCGCCCGGACCTCGCGAAGTCCACGGCGGATGTGCTGCCGGAGGCCGGCGAAGTCACGTGGACGCGCGGCATGGGCGTGGAGGCGTGTCAGCTCGCCTGTCGCTTCATCCTGGAGCAGACGTCCACGCGCACCGTCGTGGACCCCTTCTGCGGCCATGGCACCGCGCTCGCCGTCGCCAACGCGATGGGGCTCGAGGCCGTGGGGGTGGAGCTGAGCCGCAAGCGCGCGCGTAAGGCCCGCAACCTCTTCGCGGAGTGGCGCGACGGCAAGCTCGTCCTCGTGAGCGACGCCTCCGCCCCGCCCTCACCGGAACCGGAGTAG